From the Actinomadura luzonensis genome, the window GGCAGCCACCTGGTGGACCAGGCGCTCCAGCTGCTCGGGCCGGTGCGGGACGTGTACGGCGAGAGCGACGTCCGGCGGGAGGGGGTGGGCGCCGACGACGACACGTTCGTGGCGCTGACCCACGAGAGCGGGGCGCGCTCGCATCTGTGGGCCAGCTCGGTCGCGGCCCGGCTCGGGCCCCGGCTGCGGGTGCTGGGCTCGGCCGCCGCGTACGTCAAGCACGGCATGGACGTGCAGGAGGAGCGGCTGCGGGCCGGCGTCGCGCCCGGTTCGCCGGGGTTCGGCGAGGACGAGGAGGAGCGCTGGGGCGAGCTCGGCGCCGGCGACGAGCACCGGCGCGTGCGCACCGAGCCGGGCGCCTACCTCGACTTCTACCGGGGCGTGGCGGCGGCGCTGCGCGAGGGCGCGCCGCCGCCGGTGGACCCGGAGAGCGCGGTGGACGTGCTCACGGTGCTGGAGGCGGCCCGGCTGTCGGCCGCCCAGCGCATCGTGGTCCACCTGACCGGCTGACCCCAGGCGGGCGTCAGTCGCGGAGGCGGGCCCGCAGGGCGGCCGTGTCGGCGTCGGTCCAGCCGTGGTGCGCCAGCCAGCCCATCGGGCCGCCGTACCGCTCGTCCAGCACCTGGAGGAACTGCTCGATGTAGCCGGCGCGGGGCCGGTGGTCGTCGGCGGGGCGGGAGTCGAGGTCGCCGCGGTAGGTCTCGCTCGCGCGCAGCCGCGCGAGGATCAGCTCCAGCCGCTCCCCCGTCGCCACGTAGTCGGCGACGATGGCCTCGCGCGTGACGCCGGCCACCTCCAGCGCCAGCGCCGACAGCACGCCGGTGCGGTCCTTGCCGGCCGCGCAGTGCACCAGCGCGGCCCCGTCGTCCAGCGCCATCGCGCGCAGCGCCTCGACCACCGCCGTGGGCCGGTCGCGCAGGTAGCCGAAGTAGATGCCGGTGACGCGCAGCTCGTCGTCCAGCGTGCGGTCCACCCAGGGCAGCACCTTGTCGGCGTCGATGCCTCCGGGAGCCGTGTCGGCCTCGACGTCGGTGTGCCGGCCGCCCTCGGCGAACAGCGTCAGATGGTGGTGCCGCACCTCCGGCACCCGGGTCAGCGGGCCGGGACCTTCCAGCACGACCTCGGCGGTGGAGCGGAGGTCCACCACGTGCCGCAGCTTCAGCTCGCCGACCAGCCGGTCGATGTCGTGGGGCGTCAGCCCCTGCAGGTTGTCGGACCGGAAGATCCGGCCGCGCAGCGTGACCGCGCCGTCACGGGTAGGGAGCCCGCCCAGGTCACGCACGTTGACCGCGCCCTGAAGATCGATCCACCTCGTCATTTCGCTCATCATCTTCGACCCTATATGTCCATCAAATATGAGCGAATCCGAGCTTCATAACGCAGCATGAACATATGGATCCACGAGCTCTGCCTCCACGGCTGGTGATCGATCCCTCGCTGCCCCCGGAGATCTCGGTAGAGCTGCGGTCGAGCCCGCACATCCTCCGCATGGCTCGGACCGGCAAGCGCATGGACACGACGTTCAACCCGGCGCTGCTGTTCGTCCTGCCCGGCTTCTTCATGGTGATCGGCGTGGTGTTCGCGGTCCCGGCCGCCATCGTGGTGGCCATCGGCATCGGGCTGATCACGCTGTTCCGGTGGATGGCGCTGGACGGTTCGTACCGCACCACGAGACGACGGCTGCGCCTGGCCTACGCGCACGCCGACCGCTACATCCTGCCCGAGGACCTGGACTATCCCTGCCAGCAGCTCCTGCGGCGGGCGCAGAACGCGGTCGAGGTCATCCTCAACTCCAAGGTGAACCGCGCGGGCCTGATCGACACCATCGACAACCAGGTGACGCTGCCCGAGGAGGTCTGGCAGATCGCGCAGCGGCTGCGCAAGCTGTCGGCCATGCACGCCGAGCACGGCAAGATCGTGCCGAGGGAGCTGCCGCCCGGCATGGAGGAGGCGTTCCGGCCTTACTCCAACGCCCTGGACGCCGCCTGGACGTCGCTGGCCCAGCGCGTACGACATCTGGAGAAGTACGCCAAACAGGTGATCAAGACCGACAAGGTCTACCAGACGCACCGGCG encodes:
- a CDS encoding tyrosine-protein phosphatase, with protein sequence MTRWIDLQGAVNVRDLGGLPTRDGAVTLRGRIFRSDNLQGLTPHDIDRLVGELKLRHVVDLRSTAEVVLEGPGPLTRVPEVRHHHLTLFAEGGRHTDVEADTAPGGIDADKVLPWVDRTLDDELRVTGIYFGYLRDRPTAVVEALRAMALDDGAALVHCAAGKDRTGVLSALALEVAGVTREAIVADYVATGERLELILARLRASETYRGDLDSRPADDHRPRAGYIEQFLQVLDERYGGPMGWLAHHGWTDADTAALRARLRD